DNA from Microbacterium sp. SORGH_AS_0969:
GAAGGTTGTTGATCCCGTTCGCTGCCAGAGCGCCCACGCCGGCGACCTGCCAGAGCGAGACGAGGTCGTCGCCCGTCCCGGCCAGCACCGAGGTGACTCGACCAATGCCGAGGGCTTCCAGTGCACCCACGGCGAGGAACAGGCCGCCGGCGAACACCAGCAGCGACCACGGTACGAGACGAATCCCTAGCCCCGCCGGCGCGCGCCACGCGAACGCCGCCAGGAGGACGACCGCGGCGCCGACCGCCGGCATCCACGGTTCCAGGCCGACCACCAGCAGCGGAAGCAGGGCGACCGTCACCACGGCCGAGACGCGCAGGAGGATCGGATCGGAGACAGTGGGGGAGGCGGCATCCGGGTAGGTCTTCGGGAGACGGCGGAGGAACACCAGCGTCAGCACCGAGACCGAGACGGCGATCGCGATCAGCGCCGACGGCCCGAGCAGAGCGAGGAAGGCGACCGGGTCGTGTCCACCCCCGAGGGCTTCGGATGCCAACAGGTTGGTGAGGTTCGACACCGGGAGCACGAGCGAGGCGGTGTTCGCGAGCACGACGGTCACGAAGGCGAAGGGGAGCGGGTCGAGCTTGCGCGCCACGGCCATCGAGACCACGACCGGCGTCAGCAGCACCGCTGTCGTGTCGAGCGAGAGGAACGCCGTGGCGACCGTCGCGAGCGCCACGACGAGCACCCACAGCCACACCGTGCGACCGCGCGCGACACGGGCCAGGCGGGCGGCCACGACGTCGAAGAGTCCGGCTTTGGATGCCAGCTCCGCCACGATCGTGACGGCGACGACGAACAGCAGGATCGGCCAGACGCGGTCGGCCACGGCGAGGGCGTCATCCGCGGGGAAGACGCCGGTGAGCAGCGCGATGATCCCGAGGATCCAGAGCACGCCGCCGATGATGGCCAAAGTCACCGCTCCACTATGAGGCACGCCGGGTGCCATCGAGGTCACGCCCGCCCGGTAGCCTGGAACAGACCCTTTCAGGAGATGTGCTGTGACTGATTTTCCCGCCGATGGCTTCGCCCTCTTCCCCGACCGATCGGTTGTCGCCCTGCGCGTCAACGGCGAGCTGAAAGACCTCGCCACGACCGTCACGGCCGACGACGAGGTGGAGCCCGTCACGATCGACAGCGCCGACGGTCTGTCGATCCTGCGGCACTCGACGGCGCACGTGCTCGCGCAGGCGGTGCAGCGCGTCAAGCCGCAGGCGAACCTGGGGATCGGCCCGCCCGTCACCGATGGCTTCTACTACGACTTCCAGGTCGACGAGCCCTTCACCCCGGAAGACCTCAAGGTCATCAAGAAGGAGATGGAGCGGATCGTCCGCGAGAACCAGCGGTTCGTCCGCCGCGTGGTCACCGACGACGAGGCCCGTGCGGAGCTCGTCGACGAGCCGTTCAAGCTCGAGCTCATCGGACTCAAGGGCGGCTCCGCCGAGGCCGCGGAGGGCGCGAACGTCGAGGTCGGCGCCGGCGAGCTGACGATCTACGACAACGTCACCCGCGACGGCGAGACCGCGTGGAAAGACCTCTGCCGCGGACCCCATGTGCCCGGCACGCGCCTCATCGGCAACGGGTGGGACCTCACCCGCATCGCCGGCGCCTACTGGCGCGGCAGCGAGAAGAACCCGCAGCTGCAGCGCATCTACGGCACCGCGTGGCCCACGAAGGACGAGCTGCGTGCGTATCAGCACCGCCTCGAGGAGGCCGCGAAGCGCGACCACCGCAAGCTCGGCAAGGAGCTCGACCTCTTCTCGTTCCCCGACGAGATCGGTCCGGGACTCTCGGTGTTCCACCCCAAAGGCGGCATCATCCGCTACGAGATCGAACGCTACATGCGCGAGCGCCTGCTCGCCAGCGGGTACGAGGTCGTCAACACCCCGCACATCACCAAGGGCGACCTGTTCATGACGAGCGGGCACCTGCAGTGGTACGCCGACGGCATGTACCCGCCGATGGTGCTCGACGAGGTGGTGGATGCTGACGGGCACGTGTCGCGCGAGGGCCAGGAGTACTACCTGAAGCCCATGAACTGCCCCTTCCACAACCTGATCTTCCGCTCGCGCGGACGCAGCTACCGCGAGCTGCCCCTGCGCCTGAGCGAGTTCGGGTCGGTGTACCGCTACGAGAAGAGCGGCACGCTGTCGGGCCTCACCCGTGTGCGCGGCATGACCCAGGACGACACGCACATCTACGTGACCGCCGAACAGGTGAAGGGCGAGCTCACCCACAGCCTCGACTTCGTGCTGCAGACCTTGCGCGACTACGGCCTGAACGACTTCTACCTCGAGCTGTCGACCAAGGAGGAGGGCAACCCGAAGTTCATCGGCGACGACTCCCTCTGGGTCGAGGCCACCGAGACGTTGCGCGAAGTCGCCGAGGCGTCGGGCCTCGAGCTCGTGCCCGACCCGGGCGGGGCGGCGTTCTACGGCCCGAAGATCTCGGTGCAGGCGCGCGACGCCATCGGCCGCACCTGGCAGATGTCGACGATCCAGCTCGACTTCAACCAGCCCGAACGATTCGAGCTCGAGTACACCGGTCCCGACGGCGAGAAGCACCGTCCCGTCATGATCCACCGCGCCCTCTTCGGCTCGGTCGAGCGCTTCTTCGCGATCCTGCTCGAGCACTACGCCGGCGCATTCCCCGTGTGGCTCGCACCCGTGCAGGTCGTGGCCGTTCCGGTGGCCGCCGAGTACGGCGACTACCTGCAGAGCATCGTCGCGGATCTGAAGACCAAGGGCGTGCGCGCCGAGGCCGATCACAGCGACGACCGCATGCAGAAGAAGATCCGCACGCACACCACGCAGAAGGTGCCGCTCATGCTGATCGCCGGCGAGCAGGACCGCTCGAACGGCACGGTCTCGTTCCGGTTCCGTGATGGGACGCAGCTCAATGGCATCCCGGTCGACGAGACCGTCGCGCGCATCACCGGCGCCATCGCGGCTCGCACGCTCGTGAACACCGCGGAGGATCTCGCGTGACGAGCGATCCGGATGCCGTGGCGGCGGGCTCGTCGCCCTCGTCCGGCGCCACGCCCGCCAGGGAGCAGCCTGCCGTCACCGCATCCGGACCCGCGACCACCGACGCCGAGCTGGTCGACGCCGCGACGCTTCCGGGAGTGCCGGACGAGTTCCAGCGACTGTGGACCCCGCACCGCATGGCGTACATCTCGGCTGGTCGCGAGCCGATGGAGCAGAACTGCCCCTTCTGCGCGGCGCCCGGCAAGTCCGACGAGGACGGCCTGATCGTCGCGCGCGGGAAGACCGCCTACGTACTGCTCAACCTCTTCCCGTACAACTCGGGTCACCTGCTGGTGTGCCCGTACCGTCACATCGCCACGTACGACCAGGCGACCGACGAAGAGGTGGCCGAGATCGGCGCGC
Protein-coding regions in this window:
- a CDS encoding SLC13 family permease → MTLAIIGGVLWILGIIALLTGVFPADDALAVADRVWPILLFVVAVTIVAELASKAGLFDVVAARLARVARGRTVWLWVLVVALATVATAFLSLDTTAVLLTPVVVSMAVARKLDPLPFAFVTVVLANTASLVLPVSNLTNLLASEALGGGHDPVAFLALLGPSALIAIAVSVSVLTLVFLRRLPKTYPDAASPTVSDPILLRVSAVVTVALLPLLVVGLEPWMPAVGAAVVLLAAFAWRAPAGLGIRLVPWSLLVFAGGLFLAVGALEALGIGRVTSVLAGTGDDLVSLWQVAGVGALAANGINNLPAYLALESVAGSPARLAALLIGVNAGPIVTPWASLATLLWHDRLVAAGVEVKWGRFIVLGAVIAPLILVLGVLPLAL
- the thrS gene encoding threonine--tRNA ligase; the protein is MTDFPADGFALFPDRSVVALRVNGELKDLATTVTADDEVEPVTIDSADGLSILRHSTAHVLAQAVQRVKPQANLGIGPPVTDGFYYDFQVDEPFTPEDLKVIKKEMERIVRENQRFVRRVVTDDEARAELVDEPFKLELIGLKGGSAEAAEGANVEVGAGELTIYDNVTRDGETAWKDLCRGPHVPGTRLIGNGWDLTRIAGAYWRGSEKNPQLQRIYGTAWPTKDELRAYQHRLEEAAKRDHRKLGKELDLFSFPDEIGPGLSVFHPKGGIIRYEIERYMRERLLASGYEVVNTPHITKGDLFMTSGHLQWYADGMYPPMVLDEVVDADGHVSREGQEYYLKPMNCPFHNLIFRSRGRSYRELPLRLSEFGSVYRYEKSGTLSGLTRVRGMTQDDTHIYVTAEQVKGELTHSLDFVLQTLRDYGLNDFYLELSTKEEGNPKFIGDDSLWVEATETLREVAEASGLELVPDPGGAAFYGPKISVQARDAIGRTWQMSTIQLDFNQPERFELEYTGPDGEKHRPVMIHRALFGSVERFFAILLEHYAGAFPVWLAPVQVVAVPVAAEYGDYLQSIVADLKTKGVRAEADHSDDRMQKKIRTHTTQKVPLMLIAGEQDRSNGTVSFRFRDGTQLNGIPVDETVARITGAIAARTLVNTAEDLA
- a CDS encoding HIT domain-containing protein; the encoded protein is MVDAATLPGVPDEFQRLWTPHRMAYISAGREPMEQNCPFCAAPGKSDEDGLIVARGKTAYVLLNLFPYNSGHLLVCPYRHIATYDQATDEEVAEIGALTQRGMRVLRAVSRCDGFNLGMNQGAIAGAGVDAHLHQHIVPRWASDANFFPIIAKTKALPQLLGDVRRTVADAWAD